The nucleotide sequence CCTTCGAGACAGATACAAAAGACATGCCTACTAAGGAAGAGGACTTGAAAACTGCAATTAAAGACTTGCAACTAGCCTACAAGTTCCTGAAATCGCAATACGAGAATGATAGAACCGAGTACTTATCTACTATCGAGAACTTGAACAAGACCAATAGAGAGCTATCAGAAGAATTACTTCACTATCATAGTAAACTAAAGGAGtctaaagaaaaacccAAGGCGGTTGCAAAGACAAAGCCAGAGTCATTAGAACTTCACGGTTCCTTTTCTCCGATTTTCTCAGACTTTCAAGATATTAAGTCTCCAggatcttcttccaacaaCCATCAATCGttttcaatgatgaagCAAGAATTCAAAAGGGTCTTAGCAGATACCCAGCAAAGATATGAGAAGGAGCTTCAACAGGAACGCGAGCTAAGAATGCAGCTAGAACAGGAATTAGAACAACACACAGCTGATAGATCGATATATTAGAAttgtatttcttctttttcgactttcttctttttttcgAAACGACAAGAACTTTTGTCATATACGTAAAAGtatgaaataaaaagatataGCATATATGTACGTAGTTGTAATATtacagagagagaggaaaaCGGAACCACGCCCCCTTCAGATTCTGAAATTTCCAAGGTTACTATTTGATaatatcattttttttgcaagATCAGCCAAGAAggtgaaaaaaacaagacaCAATtgagtaaaaaaaaaaaaatgaaatgcttctttattatttataAAATTATTATTCCTTAGTTATCCCCTTTTGAGAGTGGTCTCAAACCATCATTATCCTCATTATAATTTTCTGAATTCACTCAACACCGGATAGATAGCCTCGAACGCTTGATagatttcttctctttgtttGGCACCTGTCAACACAATTTTTCCCGAGACGAAAATTAGTAACACGATCTTGGGCTTCACCATTCTATAGATAAGACCTGGGAAAAGTTCTGGTTCATATGACGAGAAAGTACCGTGACTAAATGCCAAACCTTCTAAACGAATAGGGAACTTCACATCACAGGACCCGACGATATTCTGAATCTTGAAATCTGTGAATTTGGCACTGAACCCaatcttttgaataattCTCGCATACTTTCTACTAGCCAACTTCGAGTCATCTTCACTTTTAGCACCCGTAACAACCATCTTACCAGATGCGAAGATTAGGGCAGTTGTTTTTGGTTCTCTAATACGCATGATAACAGCTGCAAAACGTTTAGGATTGTATTCAGCGTTACGTGCGTGTAGCGCTACAGTCTTTAAGTCTAACCTACAGTCTAAGTTTACTGTCGCAACAATATTCTGT is from Kluyveromyces marxianus DMKU3-1042 DNA, complete genome, chromosome 2 and encodes:
- the SPT15 gene encoding TATA-binding protein, encoding MSEDDRMKQFQQENKIVFDPSTRSVWESQEKREHESLPGTDANADEGEKGSATSGIIPTLQNIVATVNLDCRLDLKTVALHARNAEYNPKRFAAVIMRIREPKTTALIFASGKMVVTGAKSEDDSKLASRKYARIIQKIGFSAKFTDFKIQNIVGSCDVKFPIRLEGLAFSHGTFSSYEPELFPGLIYRMVKPKIVLLIFVSGKIVLTGAKQREEIYQAFEAIYPVLSEFRKL